In Citrus sinensis cultivar Valencia sweet orange chromosome 4, DVS_A1.0, whole genome shotgun sequence, one DNA window encodes the following:
- the LOC102611995 gene encoding E3 SUMO-protein ligase SIZ1-like isoform X6 gives METDLVASSKGKLVNFRMKELKDVLTKLGLPKQGKKQDLVDRIFHQLSDEGVARIIDDTYRKMQISEAADLAIMGQSGLDICNVKVEMEAEDSLNLGGKIFCPCGTSLPSESKIQCVDPRCLVQQHISCVIIPEKPMEEIRLLPPLFFCETCRIKRADPFWITVAHLVSPMKLVASNIPTDGTNPLQKAEAAFHLTKAHSDLLQNTEYDVQAWCILLNDKVSFRMQWPLHAELQVNGLLVRTVNRPGTQLLGSNGRDDGALITLYIGEGVNQISLSGCDARNFCFGVRLVKRRTVAQVLSLVPKETAGEVFEDALTRVRRCFGGVATGNEDGDSDLEIIADSIIVNLRCPMSGSRIRVAGRFKPCVHTGCFDLETFVELNQRTRKWQCPICMKNYSLEDLIIDPYFHRITTMMRNFADDLTEIEVKHDGSWRVKCKGENNNLAEWHSPDGSTYAARSEVVSNSETKQLVNSGQTIIARIKKNLSANVDVSKYWSTSPNKHMSYHVENNSEKIITMSSSASGCSRHEEDPIVNQDTNSRKDLNDIPHRIDPIFGTGNQTDGLIGDTDIIVLSDSEEDNDHLAPSTSYQSYHPIDSAPDGISSLRGDPKCTRTNDAKIFDGPFSFPRQPRSVRQKVHLS, from the exons ATGGAAACGGATTTGGTTGCCAGCAGCAAG GGCAAGTTGGTCAATTTTCGAATGAAAGAGCTCAAGGATGTTCTAACAAAGCTTGGTCTTCCAAAGCAAGGGAAGAAGCAG GATTTGGTGGACAGAATATTCCACCAGCTGTCAGATGAAGGGGTGGCAAGAATAATTGATGATACTTACAg AAAAATGCAGATATCAGAGGCTGCTGATTTGGCAATTATGGGACAGAGTGGTTTAGATATTTGCAATGTGAAAGTTGAAATGGAAGCTGAAGATTCTTTAAATTTAGGTGGGAAAATTTTCTGTCCCTGTGGAACTTCTTTGCCTAGTGAGTCTAAAATACAG TGTGTAGATCCAAGATGTCTGGTACAGCAACATATTAGTTGTGTTATTATCCCTGAGAAGCCTATGGAGGAGATTCGATTACTTCCACCTCTTTTTTTCTGTGAAACGTGTCGAATCAAAAGGGCAGATCC GTTTTGGATAACTGTGGCACATTTAGTATCCCCTATGAAGTTGGTTGCTTCAAATATTCCAACTGATGG GACAAACCCTCTGCAGAAAGCGGAAGCAGCATTTCACCTGACAAAAGCACATAGTGATTTGTTACAGAATACTGAATATGATGTTCAG GCTTGGTGTATTCTTCTCAATGATAAGGTTTCATTTAGGATGCAATGGCCATTACATGCAGAGTTACAGGTCAATG GATTATTAGTAAGGACAGTTAATAGACCTGGAACACAATTATTGGGCTCTAATGGTCGAGATGATGGTGCATTG ATTACATTATACATCGGTGAAGGAGTCAATCAGATTTCTTTATCGGGATGTGATGCCCggaatttttgttttggggtCAGACTTGTAAAGCGACGGACAGTTGCGCAG GTTTTGAGCTTGGTTCCCAAAGAAACAGCAGGTGAGGTTTTTGAAGATGCACTCACTCGTGTACGCCGTTGCTTTGGTGGAGTGGCTACTGGAAATGAAGATGGTGATAGTGATTTGGAAATCATTGCAGATTCAATTATTGTTAACCTCCGCTGTCCT ATGAGTGGGTCTAGAATTAGAGTTGCTGGCAGATTCAAGCCTTGTGTTCACACGGGCTGTTTTGATCTTGAAACTTTTGTGGAGCTAAATCAGCGAACTAGGAAG TGGCAATGTCCCATATGCATGAAGAATTACTCTCTGGAGGATCTCATCATTGACCCGTATTTTCACCGCATCACAACCATG ATGAGAAATTTTGCTGATGACCTAACTGAGATTGAAGTGAAGCATGATGGTTCATGGAGAGTTAAATGCAAAGGTGAGAACAACAATCTTGCGGAATGGCATTCACCTGATGGTTCAACCTATGCTGCCAGAAGTGAGGTTGTTTCCAACTCAGAAACGAAGCAGCTCGTGAATTCTGGGCAAACTATAATTGCCAGGATAAAAAAGAATCTCAGTGCTAATGTAGATGTGAGCAAGTATTGGAGCACTTCTCCCAATAAACACATGAGCTATcatgttgaaaataattctGAAAAAATCATTACAATGAGCAGCAGTGCCTCTGGCTGCAGCAGACACGAGGAAGATCCTATCGTCAATCAGGATACAAATAGTCGCAAGGATCTCAATGATATTCCTCATAGGATTGATCCTATTTTTGGAACTGGAAACCAAACTGATGGGCTGATCGGAGATACAGACATCATTGTTCTTAGCGATTCAGAAGAAGATAATGATCACTTAGCCCCTTCAACTTCCTACCAGTCTTACCATCCAATTGACAGTGCCCCTGACGGGATTT CTTCTTTGAGAGGTGATCCAAAGTGTACAAGAACAAATGATGCCAAAATATTTGATGGCCCTTTCTCGTTTCCTCGCCAGCCAAGGTCTGTGAGGCAAAAGGTGCATCTGTCGTAG
- the LOC102611995 gene encoding E3 SUMO-protein ligase SIZ1-like isoform X4, with protein METDLVASSKGKLVNFRMKELKDVLTKLGLPKQGKKQDLVDRIFHQLSDEGVARIIDDTYRKMQISEAADLAIMGQSGLDICNVKVEMEAEDSLNLGGKIFCPCGTSLPSESKIQCVDPRCLVQQHISCVIIPEKPMEEIRLLPPLFFCETCRIKRADPFWITVAHLVSPMKLVASNIPTDGTNPLQKAEAAFHLTKAHSDLLQNTEYDVQAWCILLNDKVSFRMQWPLHAELQVNGLLVRTVNRPGTQLLGSNGRDDGALITLYIGEGVNQISLSGCDARNFCFGVRLVKRRTVAQVLSLVPKETAGEVFEDALTRVRRCFGGVATGNEDGDSDLEIIADSIIVNLRCPMSGSRIRVAGRFKPCVHTGCFDLETFVELNQRTRKWQCPICMKNYSLEDLIIDPYFHRITTMMRNFADDLTEIEVKHDGSWRVKCKGENNNLAEWHSPDGSTYAARSEVVSNSETKQLVNSGQTIIARIKKNLSANVDVSKYWSTSPNKHMSYHVENNSEKIITMSSSASGCSRHEEDPIVNQDTNSRKDLNDIPHRIDPIFGTGNQTDGLIGDTDIIVLSDSEEDNDHLAPSTSYQSYHPIDSAPDGICESYFEDPAFDGGDGPCFGPFNGTVDAVGLSNWSYPSGTQAGSSFQVFDAVSNVSDVFVDLDHPSVACSLPMNGYKSPSKSTLTCDSGVLDSPVCHSNIDIGEQLIDISEQLIENTLPFVREDPSIGHFVPSQPTALFSESNSGNYTSENWISLRLGSTCADTGSHSQSATTNALELRSSCRPSGGRDLL; from the exons ATGGAAACGGATTTGGTTGCCAGCAGCAAG GGCAAGTTGGTCAATTTTCGAATGAAAGAGCTCAAGGATGTTCTAACAAAGCTTGGTCTTCCAAAGCAAGGGAAGAAGCAG GATTTGGTGGACAGAATATTCCACCAGCTGTCAGATGAAGGGGTGGCAAGAATAATTGATGATACTTACAg AAAAATGCAGATATCAGAGGCTGCTGATTTGGCAATTATGGGACAGAGTGGTTTAGATATTTGCAATGTGAAAGTTGAAATGGAAGCTGAAGATTCTTTAAATTTAGGTGGGAAAATTTTCTGTCCCTGTGGAACTTCTTTGCCTAGTGAGTCTAAAATACAG TGTGTAGATCCAAGATGTCTGGTACAGCAACATATTAGTTGTGTTATTATCCCTGAGAAGCCTATGGAGGAGATTCGATTACTTCCACCTCTTTTTTTCTGTGAAACGTGTCGAATCAAAAGGGCAGATCC GTTTTGGATAACTGTGGCACATTTAGTATCCCCTATGAAGTTGGTTGCTTCAAATATTCCAACTGATGG GACAAACCCTCTGCAGAAAGCGGAAGCAGCATTTCACCTGACAAAAGCACATAGTGATTTGTTACAGAATACTGAATATGATGTTCAG GCTTGGTGTATTCTTCTCAATGATAAGGTTTCATTTAGGATGCAATGGCCATTACATGCAGAGTTACAGGTCAATG GATTATTAGTAAGGACAGTTAATAGACCTGGAACACAATTATTGGGCTCTAATGGTCGAGATGATGGTGCATTG ATTACATTATACATCGGTGAAGGAGTCAATCAGATTTCTTTATCGGGATGTGATGCCCggaatttttgttttggggtCAGACTTGTAAAGCGACGGACAGTTGCGCAG GTTTTGAGCTTGGTTCCCAAAGAAACAGCAGGTGAGGTTTTTGAAGATGCACTCACTCGTGTACGCCGTTGCTTTGGTGGAGTGGCTACTGGAAATGAAGATGGTGATAGTGATTTGGAAATCATTGCAGATTCAATTATTGTTAACCTCCGCTGTCCT ATGAGTGGGTCTAGAATTAGAGTTGCTGGCAGATTCAAGCCTTGTGTTCACACGGGCTGTTTTGATCTTGAAACTTTTGTGGAGCTAAATCAGCGAACTAGGAAG TGGCAATGTCCCATATGCATGAAGAATTACTCTCTGGAGGATCTCATCATTGACCCGTATTTTCACCGCATCACAACCATG ATGAGAAATTTTGCTGATGACCTAACTGAGATTGAAGTGAAGCATGATGGTTCATGGAGAGTTAAATGCAAAGGTGAGAACAACAATCTTGCGGAATGGCATTCACCTGATGGTTCAACCTATGCTGCCAGAAGTGAGGTTGTTTCCAACTCAGAAACGAAGCAGCTCGTGAATTCTGGGCAAACTATAATTGCCAGGATAAAAAAGAATCTCAGTGCTAATGTAGATGTGAGCAAGTATTGGAGCACTTCTCCCAATAAACACATGAGCTATcatgttgaaaataattctGAAAAAATCATTACAATGAGCAGCAGTGCCTCTGGCTGCAGCAGACACGAGGAAGATCCTATCGTCAATCAGGATACAAATAGTCGCAAGGATCTCAATGATATTCCTCATAGGATTGATCCTATTTTTGGAACTGGAAACCAAACTGATGGGCTGATCGGAGATACAGACATCATTGTTCTTAGCGATTCAGAAGAAGATAATGATCACTTAGCCCCTTCAACTTCCTACCAGTCTTACCATCCAATTGACAGTGCCCCTGACGGGATTTGTGAGTCATACTTTGAAGATCCTGCTTTTGATGGTGGTGATGGTCCTTGTTTTGGTCCTTTCAATGGAACTGTTGATGCTGTAGGGTTGTCTAACTGGTCATATCCGTCTGGCACGCAAGCGGGATCTAGCTTTCAAGTGTTTGATGCAGTTTCAAATGTTTCTGATGTTTTTGTCGATTTGGATCATCCGTCAGTAGCATGCTCTCTTCCAATGAATGGATATAAATCTCCTTCTAAATCAACTCTAACATGTGATAGTGGGGTCCTAGATTCTCCTGTCTGTCATTCTAATATTGACATCGGTGAGCAGCTAATAGACATCAGTGAGCAGTTAATAGAGAATACCTTGCCTTTTGTGAGAGAGGACCCCTCTATAGGACATTTCGTTCCTAGTCAGCCAACTGCTTTGTTTTCAGAGTCTAATTCAGGAAATTACACTTCTGAGAATTGGATTTCTCTTAGGCTGGGTAGCACCTGTGCCGATACTGGGTCTCATTCCCAGTCTGCTACCACTAATGCACTGGAATTGAGAAGCAGTTGTAGACCAAGTGGAGGTAGAGAT CTTCTTTGA
- the LOC102611995 gene encoding E3 SUMO-protein ligase SIZ1-like isoform X1, translated as METDLVASSKGKLVNFRMKELKDVLTKLGLPKQGKKQDLVDRIFHQLSDEGVARIIDDTYRKMQISEAADLAIMGQSGLDICNVKVEMEAEDSLNLGGKIFCPCGTSLPSESKIQCVDPRCLVQQHISCVIIPEKPMEEIRLLPPLFFCETCRIKRADPFWITVAHLVSPMKLVASNIPTDGTNPLQKAEAAFHLTKAHSDLLQNTEYDVQAWCILLNDKVSFRMQWPLHAELQVNGLLVRTVNRPGTQLLGSNGRDDGALITLYIGEGVNQISLSGCDARNFCFGVRLVKRRTVAQVLSLVPKETAGEVFEDALTRVRRCFGGVATGNEDGDSDLEIIADSIIVNLRCPMSGSRIRVAGRFKPCVHTGCFDLETFVELNQRTRKWQCPICMKNYSLEDLIIDPYFHRITTMMRNFADDLTEIEVKHDGSWRVKCKGENNNLAEWHSPDGSTYAARSEVVSNSETKQLVNSGQTIIARIKKNLSANVDVSKYWSTSPNKHMSYHVENNSEKIITMSSSASGCSRHEEDPIVNQDTNSRKDLNDIPHRIDPIFGTGNQTDGLIGDTDIIVLSDSEEDNDHLAPSTSYQSYHPIDSAPDGICESYFEDPAFDGGDGPCFGPFNGTVDAVGLSNWSYPSGTQAGSSFQVFDAVSNVSDVFVDLDHPSVACSLPMNGYKSPSKSTLTCDSGVLDSPVCHSNIDIGEQLIDISEQLIENTLPFVREDPSIGHFVPSQPTALFSESNSGNYTSENWISLRLGSTCADTGSHSQSATTNALELRSSCRPSGASLRGDPKCTRTNDAKIFDGPFSFPRQPRSVRQKVHLS; from the exons ATGGAAACGGATTTGGTTGCCAGCAGCAAG GGCAAGTTGGTCAATTTTCGAATGAAAGAGCTCAAGGATGTTCTAACAAAGCTTGGTCTTCCAAAGCAAGGGAAGAAGCAG GATTTGGTGGACAGAATATTCCACCAGCTGTCAGATGAAGGGGTGGCAAGAATAATTGATGATACTTACAg AAAAATGCAGATATCAGAGGCTGCTGATTTGGCAATTATGGGACAGAGTGGTTTAGATATTTGCAATGTGAAAGTTGAAATGGAAGCTGAAGATTCTTTAAATTTAGGTGGGAAAATTTTCTGTCCCTGTGGAACTTCTTTGCCTAGTGAGTCTAAAATACAG TGTGTAGATCCAAGATGTCTGGTACAGCAACATATTAGTTGTGTTATTATCCCTGAGAAGCCTATGGAGGAGATTCGATTACTTCCACCTCTTTTTTTCTGTGAAACGTGTCGAATCAAAAGGGCAGATCC GTTTTGGATAACTGTGGCACATTTAGTATCCCCTATGAAGTTGGTTGCTTCAAATATTCCAACTGATGG GACAAACCCTCTGCAGAAAGCGGAAGCAGCATTTCACCTGACAAAAGCACATAGTGATTTGTTACAGAATACTGAATATGATGTTCAG GCTTGGTGTATTCTTCTCAATGATAAGGTTTCATTTAGGATGCAATGGCCATTACATGCAGAGTTACAGGTCAATG GATTATTAGTAAGGACAGTTAATAGACCTGGAACACAATTATTGGGCTCTAATGGTCGAGATGATGGTGCATTG ATTACATTATACATCGGTGAAGGAGTCAATCAGATTTCTTTATCGGGATGTGATGCCCggaatttttgttttggggtCAGACTTGTAAAGCGACGGACAGTTGCGCAG GTTTTGAGCTTGGTTCCCAAAGAAACAGCAGGTGAGGTTTTTGAAGATGCACTCACTCGTGTACGCCGTTGCTTTGGTGGAGTGGCTACTGGAAATGAAGATGGTGATAGTGATTTGGAAATCATTGCAGATTCAATTATTGTTAACCTCCGCTGTCCT ATGAGTGGGTCTAGAATTAGAGTTGCTGGCAGATTCAAGCCTTGTGTTCACACGGGCTGTTTTGATCTTGAAACTTTTGTGGAGCTAAATCAGCGAACTAGGAAG TGGCAATGTCCCATATGCATGAAGAATTACTCTCTGGAGGATCTCATCATTGACCCGTATTTTCACCGCATCACAACCATG ATGAGAAATTTTGCTGATGACCTAACTGAGATTGAAGTGAAGCATGATGGTTCATGGAGAGTTAAATGCAAAGGTGAGAACAACAATCTTGCGGAATGGCATTCACCTGATGGTTCAACCTATGCTGCCAGAAGTGAGGTTGTTTCCAACTCAGAAACGAAGCAGCTCGTGAATTCTGGGCAAACTATAATTGCCAGGATAAAAAAGAATCTCAGTGCTAATGTAGATGTGAGCAAGTATTGGAGCACTTCTCCCAATAAACACATGAGCTATcatgttgaaaataattctGAAAAAATCATTACAATGAGCAGCAGTGCCTCTGGCTGCAGCAGACACGAGGAAGATCCTATCGTCAATCAGGATACAAATAGTCGCAAGGATCTCAATGATATTCCTCATAGGATTGATCCTATTTTTGGAACTGGAAACCAAACTGATGGGCTGATCGGAGATACAGACATCATTGTTCTTAGCGATTCAGAAGAAGATAATGATCACTTAGCCCCTTCAACTTCCTACCAGTCTTACCATCCAATTGACAGTGCCCCTGACGGGATTTGTGAGTCATACTTTGAAGATCCTGCTTTTGATGGTGGTGATGGTCCTTGTTTTGGTCCTTTCAATGGAACTGTTGATGCTGTAGGGTTGTCTAACTGGTCATATCCGTCTGGCACGCAAGCGGGATCTAGCTTTCAAGTGTTTGATGCAGTTTCAAATGTTTCTGATGTTTTTGTCGATTTGGATCATCCGTCAGTAGCATGCTCTCTTCCAATGAATGGATATAAATCTCCTTCTAAATCAACTCTAACATGTGATAGTGGGGTCCTAGATTCTCCTGTCTGTCATTCTAATATTGACATCGGTGAGCAGCTAATAGACATCAGTGAGCAGTTAATAGAGAATACCTTGCCTTTTGTGAGAGAGGACCCCTCTATAGGACATTTCGTTCCTAGTCAGCCAACTGCTTTGTTTTCAGAGTCTAATTCAGGAAATTACACTTCTGAGAATTGGATTTCTCTTAGGCTGGGTAGCACCTGTGCCGATACTGGGTCTCATTCCCAGTCTGCTACCACTAATGCACTGGAATTGAGAAGCAGTTGTAGACCAAGTGGAG CTTCTTTGAGAGGTGATCCAAAGTGTACAAGAACAAATGATGCCAAAATATTTGATGGCCCTTTCTCGTTTCCTCGCCAGCCAAGGTCTGTGAGGCAAAAGGTGCATCTGTCGTAG
- the LOC102611995 gene encoding E3 SUMO-protein ligase SIZ1-like isoform X2, producing MGKLVNFRMKELKDVLTKLGLPKQGKKQDLVDRIFHQLSDEGVARIIDDTYRKMQISEAADLAIMGQSGLDICNVKVEMEAEDSLNLGGKIFCPCGTSLPSESKIQCVDPRCLVQQHISCVIIPEKPMEEIRLLPPLFFCETCRIKRADPFWITVAHLVSPMKLVASNIPTDGTNPLQKAEAAFHLTKAHSDLLQNTEYDVQAWCILLNDKVSFRMQWPLHAELQVNGLLVRTVNRPGTQLLGSNGRDDGALITLYIGEGVNQISLSGCDARNFCFGVRLVKRRTVAQVLSLVPKETAGEVFEDALTRVRRCFGGVATGNEDGDSDLEIIADSIIVNLRCPMSGSRIRVAGRFKPCVHTGCFDLETFVELNQRTRKWQCPICMKNYSLEDLIIDPYFHRITTMMRNFADDLTEIEVKHDGSWRVKCKGENNNLAEWHSPDGSTYAARSEVVSNSETKQLVNSGQTIIARIKKNLSANVDVSKYWSTSPNKHMSYHVENNSEKIITMSSSASGCSRHEEDPIVNQDTNSRKDLNDIPHRIDPIFGTGNQTDGLIGDTDIIVLSDSEEDNDHLAPSTSYQSYHPIDSAPDGICESYFEDPAFDGGDGPCFGPFNGTVDAVGLSNWSYPSGTQAGSSFQVFDAVSNVSDVFVDLDHPSVACSLPMNGYKSPSKSTLTCDSGVLDSPVCHSNIDIGEQLIDISEQLIENTLPFVREDPSIGHFVPSQPTALFSESNSGNYTSENWISLRLGSTCADTGSHSQSATTNALELRSSCRPSGASLRGDPKCTRTNDAKIFDGPFSFPRQPRSVRQKVHLS from the exons ATG GGCAAGTTGGTCAATTTTCGAATGAAAGAGCTCAAGGATGTTCTAACAAAGCTTGGTCTTCCAAAGCAAGGGAAGAAGCAG GATTTGGTGGACAGAATATTCCACCAGCTGTCAGATGAAGGGGTGGCAAGAATAATTGATGATACTTACAg AAAAATGCAGATATCAGAGGCTGCTGATTTGGCAATTATGGGACAGAGTGGTTTAGATATTTGCAATGTGAAAGTTGAAATGGAAGCTGAAGATTCTTTAAATTTAGGTGGGAAAATTTTCTGTCCCTGTGGAACTTCTTTGCCTAGTGAGTCTAAAATACAG TGTGTAGATCCAAGATGTCTGGTACAGCAACATATTAGTTGTGTTATTATCCCTGAGAAGCCTATGGAGGAGATTCGATTACTTCCACCTCTTTTTTTCTGTGAAACGTGTCGAATCAAAAGGGCAGATCC GTTTTGGATAACTGTGGCACATTTAGTATCCCCTATGAAGTTGGTTGCTTCAAATATTCCAACTGATGG GACAAACCCTCTGCAGAAAGCGGAAGCAGCATTTCACCTGACAAAAGCACATAGTGATTTGTTACAGAATACTGAATATGATGTTCAG GCTTGGTGTATTCTTCTCAATGATAAGGTTTCATTTAGGATGCAATGGCCATTACATGCAGAGTTACAGGTCAATG GATTATTAGTAAGGACAGTTAATAGACCTGGAACACAATTATTGGGCTCTAATGGTCGAGATGATGGTGCATTG ATTACATTATACATCGGTGAAGGAGTCAATCAGATTTCTTTATCGGGATGTGATGCCCggaatttttgttttggggtCAGACTTGTAAAGCGACGGACAGTTGCGCAG GTTTTGAGCTTGGTTCCCAAAGAAACAGCAGGTGAGGTTTTTGAAGATGCACTCACTCGTGTACGCCGTTGCTTTGGTGGAGTGGCTACTGGAAATGAAGATGGTGATAGTGATTTGGAAATCATTGCAGATTCAATTATTGTTAACCTCCGCTGTCCT ATGAGTGGGTCTAGAATTAGAGTTGCTGGCAGATTCAAGCCTTGTGTTCACACGGGCTGTTTTGATCTTGAAACTTTTGTGGAGCTAAATCAGCGAACTAGGAAG TGGCAATGTCCCATATGCATGAAGAATTACTCTCTGGAGGATCTCATCATTGACCCGTATTTTCACCGCATCACAACCATG ATGAGAAATTTTGCTGATGACCTAACTGAGATTGAAGTGAAGCATGATGGTTCATGGAGAGTTAAATGCAAAGGTGAGAACAACAATCTTGCGGAATGGCATTCACCTGATGGTTCAACCTATGCTGCCAGAAGTGAGGTTGTTTCCAACTCAGAAACGAAGCAGCTCGTGAATTCTGGGCAAACTATAATTGCCAGGATAAAAAAGAATCTCAGTGCTAATGTAGATGTGAGCAAGTATTGGAGCACTTCTCCCAATAAACACATGAGCTATcatgttgaaaataattctGAAAAAATCATTACAATGAGCAGCAGTGCCTCTGGCTGCAGCAGACACGAGGAAGATCCTATCGTCAATCAGGATACAAATAGTCGCAAGGATCTCAATGATATTCCTCATAGGATTGATCCTATTTTTGGAACTGGAAACCAAACTGATGGGCTGATCGGAGATACAGACATCATTGTTCTTAGCGATTCAGAAGAAGATAATGATCACTTAGCCCCTTCAACTTCCTACCAGTCTTACCATCCAATTGACAGTGCCCCTGACGGGATTTGTGAGTCATACTTTGAAGATCCTGCTTTTGATGGTGGTGATGGTCCTTGTTTTGGTCCTTTCAATGGAACTGTTGATGCTGTAGGGTTGTCTAACTGGTCATATCCGTCTGGCACGCAAGCGGGATCTAGCTTTCAAGTGTTTGATGCAGTTTCAAATGTTTCTGATGTTTTTGTCGATTTGGATCATCCGTCAGTAGCATGCTCTCTTCCAATGAATGGATATAAATCTCCTTCTAAATCAACTCTAACATGTGATAGTGGGGTCCTAGATTCTCCTGTCTGTCATTCTAATATTGACATCGGTGAGCAGCTAATAGACATCAGTGAGCAGTTAATAGAGAATACCTTGCCTTTTGTGAGAGAGGACCCCTCTATAGGACATTTCGTTCCTAGTCAGCCAACTGCTTTGTTTTCAGAGTCTAATTCAGGAAATTACACTTCTGAGAATTGGATTTCTCTTAGGCTGGGTAGCACCTGTGCCGATACTGGGTCTCATTCCCAGTCTGCTACCACTAATGCACTGGAATTGAGAAGCAGTTGTAGACCAAGTGGAG CTTCTTTGAGAGGTGATCCAAAGTGTACAAGAACAAATGATGCCAAAATATTTGATGGCCCTTTCTCGTTTCCTCGCCAGCCAAGGTCTGTGAGGCAAAAGGTGCATCTGTCGTAG